A part of Girardinichthys multiradiatus isolate DD_20200921_A chromosome 12, DD_fGirMul_XY1, whole genome shotgun sequence genomic DNA contains:
- the LOC124877188 gene encoding ubiquitin-conjugating enzyme E2 G1-like, with protein MTEQSALLLRKQLAELNKNPVEGFSAGLIDDDDIYKWEVVIIGPQDTLFEGGFFKAYLTFPYDYPLRPPKMKFITEIWHPNVAKNGDVCISILHEPGEDKFGYEKPEERWLPIHTVETIMISVISMLADPNSDSPANVDAAKEWREDPNGEFKKKVARCVRKSQEMAFD; from the exons ATGACCGAACAATCAGCTTTACTTCTTCGAAAACAATTAGCAG AGCTCAACAAGAACCCAGTGGAGGGCTTTTCAGCTGGTCTGATAGACGATGACGACATATACAAGTGGGAAGTTGTGATAATTGGTCCACAAGATACTCTTTT TGAAGGAGGGTTTTTCAAAGCATACCTAACTTTTCCCTATGACTATCCGCTACGGCCACCAAAGATGAAATTCATCACAGAGATTTGGCATCCAAATG TTGCAAAGAACGGGGATGTTTGCATCTCGATTCTGCACGAGCCAGGAGAAGACAAGTTTGGTTATGAAAAGCCTGAGGAGCGCTGGCTTCCAATCCACACAGTAGAGACAATCATGATTAGTGTTATCTCCATGCTTGCAGACCCAAACAGTGATTCACCAGCTAATGTGGATGCTGCA AAAGAATGGAGGGAGGATCCTAATGGAGAATTCAAGAAGAAGGTGGCTCGCTGTGTAAGAAAAAGTCAAGAGATGGCCTTCGATTAG
- the rad9b gene encoding cell cycle checkpoint control protein RAD9B isoform X2: MNSIIEGKNVKVFGKAIIALSRIGDELWLDPMVKGLALRSVNSAHSAYGGFLFSPLFFQQYSLGSVLKQGSEVIKCKLLMKSVLPLFRSLTSIERSVERCLISVSTATDRVIIQFFCRHGIIKTHNIHFQESEALQAVFASHLCPNVLKAPGRLFADLVMHFPLFQEEITLSITAIKVSLRNDQDGGKGHMKTMYTEMSLHPDEFDYFQIGLDSDITFCLKELRGILSFAESHSLSVSVYLGAAGKPVCFSVEDGVLEATVLLATLMDSESNDRSPAEPLSPTTLRCENSSAQPVDVFEEPSSMHHNIPDEMIASSQAGTIISSPKRMRLHPQIMGRTCLGVASKECSSASTSPASTKVCSLLFKALSSEQDAGGRAARLPVLACYSDEENPDDNHPRSSSR; encoded by the exons ATGAACAGCATTATTGAAGGGAAAAACGTCAAAG TCTTTGGTAAGGCTATTATTGCGCTGTCACGGATTGGAGATGAGCTGTGGCTGGACCCCATGGTCAAAGGG CTGGCTCTGAGATCAGTCAATTCTGCTCATTCGGCATATGGCGGTTTCCTGTTCTCACCCTTGTTCTTCCAGCAGTACAGCTTGGGATCAGTTTTAAAGCAGGGCAGTGAGGTAATCAAATGCAAACTGCTCATGAAG TCAGTGCTGCCACTGTTCCGGAGTCTGACCTCCATTGAGCGCAGTGTGGAACGCTGTCTTATATCAGTCAGCACTGCCACTGATCGAGTAATAATCCAGTTTTTCTGCAGACATG GCATCATTAAAACCCACAACATACATTTCCAGGAAAGTGAAGCTCTACAGGCAGTGTTTGCATCACACCTCTGTCCTAATGTGCTGAAGGCTCCAGGCAG GCTTTTTGCTGATCTGGTGATGCACTTTCCCCTGTTTCAGGAAGAAATCACTCTGTCCATCACTGCAATAAAAGTCAGTCTCAGAAATGACCAGGACGGTGGAAAAG GTCACATGAAGACGATGTACACAGAGATGTCCTTACACCCAGAcgagtttgactactttcagaTCGGGCTGGACTCTGACATAACTTTCTGTCTGAAGGAGTTAAGG GGAATATTGTCCTTTGCAGAGTCTCACAGCCTTTCAGTGTCAGTATACCTTGGTGCAGCAGGAAA gCCAGTGTGCTTCTCTGTGGAAGATGGGGTCCTTGAGGCAACTGTGCTGCTGGCAACGCTGATGGATTCTGAAAGCAATGACCGTTCACCAGCAGAACCTCTAAGCCCCACAACACTCAG GTGTGAAAACTCCTCAGCTCAACCTGTGGATGTGTTTGAGGAACCCAGCAGCATGCATCACAACATACCTGATGAGATGATTGCATCCAGCCAGGCCGGCACTATAATCAGCTCTCCCAAGCGAATGCGTCTACACCCTCAGATCATGGGGCGTACCTGCCTCGGTGTAGCCAGCAAGGAATGCAGCAGTGCCTCCACAAGTCCTGCATCTACTAAG GTTTGTTCCCTTCTGTTCAAAGCCTTGTCCTCTGAGCAGGATGCTGGTGGCCGTGCTGCCCGACTGCCTGTTCTGGCATGTTACAGTGATGAAGAAAACCCTGATGACAACCATCCAAGAAGCTCTTCACGATGA
- the rad9b gene encoding cell cycle checkpoint control protein RAD9B isoform X1 yields MNSIIEGKNVKVFGKAIIALSRIGDELWLDPMVKGLALRSVNSAHSAYGGFLFSPLFFQQYSLGSVLKQGSEVIKCKLLMKSVLPLFRSLTSIERSVERCLISVSTATDRVIIQFFCRHGIIKTHNIHFQESEALQAVFASHLCPNVLKAPGRLFADLVMHFPLFQEEITLSITAIKVSLRNDQDGGKGHMKTMYTEMSLHPDEFDYFQIGLDSDITFCLKELRGILSFAESHSLSVSVYLGAAGKPVCFSVEDGVLEATVLLATLMDSESNDRSPAEPLSPTTLRCENSSAQPVDVFEEPSSMHHNIPDEMIASSQAGTIISSPKRMRLHPQIMGRTCLGVASKECSSASTSPASTKPCPLSRMLVAVLPDCLFWHVTVMKKTLMTTIQEALHDERLCKSFVITSCDFC; encoded by the exons ATGAACAGCATTATTGAAGGGAAAAACGTCAAAG TCTTTGGTAAGGCTATTATTGCGCTGTCACGGATTGGAGATGAGCTGTGGCTGGACCCCATGGTCAAAGGG CTGGCTCTGAGATCAGTCAATTCTGCTCATTCGGCATATGGCGGTTTCCTGTTCTCACCCTTGTTCTTCCAGCAGTACAGCTTGGGATCAGTTTTAAAGCAGGGCAGTGAGGTAATCAAATGCAAACTGCTCATGAAG TCAGTGCTGCCACTGTTCCGGAGTCTGACCTCCATTGAGCGCAGTGTGGAACGCTGTCTTATATCAGTCAGCACTGCCACTGATCGAGTAATAATCCAGTTTTTCTGCAGACATG GCATCATTAAAACCCACAACATACATTTCCAGGAAAGTGAAGCTCTACAGGCAGTGTTTGCATCACACCTCTGTCCTAATGTGCTGAAGGCTCCAGGCAG GCTTTTTGCTGATCTGGTGATGCACTTTCCCCTGTTTCAGGAAGAAATCACTCTGTCCATCACTGCAATAAAAGTCAGTCTCAGAAATGACCAGGACGGTGGAAAAG GTCACATGAAGACGATGTACACAGAGATGTCCTTACACCCAGAcgagtttgactactttcagaTCGGGCTGGACTCTGACATAACTTTCTGTCTGAAGGAGTTAAGG GGAATATTGTCCTTTGCAGAGTCTCACAGCCTTTCAGTGTCAGTATACCTTGGTGCAGCAGGAAA gCCAGTGTGCTTCTCTGTGGAAGATGGGGTCCTTGAGGCAACTGTGCTGCTGGCAACGCTGATGGATTCTGAAAGCAATGACCGTTCACCAGCAGAACCTCTAAGCCCCACAACACTCAG GTGTGAAAACTCCTCAGCTCAACCTGTGGATGTGTTTGAGGAACCCAGCAGCATGCATCACAACATACCTGATGAGATGATTGCATCCAGCCAGGCCGGCACTATAATCAGCTCTCCCAAGCGAATGCGTCTACACCCTCAGATCATGGGGCGTACCTGCCTCGGTGTAGCCAGCAAGGAATGCAGCAGTGCCTCCACAAGTCCTGCATCTACTAAG CCTTGTCCTCTGAGCAGGATGCTGGTGGCCGTGCTGCCCGACTGCCTGTTCTGGCATGTTACAGTGATGAAGAAAACCCTGATGACAACCATCCAAGAAGCTCTTCACGATGAGAGATTATGCAAGTCATTTGTCATAACCTCGTGTGATTTCTGCTAA
- the rad9b gene encoding cell cycle checkpoint control protein RAD9B isoform X3: MNSIIEGKNVKVFGKAIIALSRIGDELWLDPMVKGLALRSVNSAHSAYGGFLFSPLFFQQYSLGSVLKQGSESVLPLFRSLTSIERSVERCLISVSTATDRVIIQFFCRHGIIKTHNIHFQESEALQAVFASHLCPNVLKAPGRLFADLVMHFPLFQEEITLSITAIKVSLRNDQDGGKGHMKTMYTEMSLHPDEFDYFQIGLDSDITFCLKELRGILSFAESHSLSVSVYLGAAGKPVCFSVEDGVLEATVLLATLMDSESNDRSPAEPLSPTTLRCENSSAQPVDVFEEPSSMHHNIPDEMIASSQAGTIISSPKRMRLHPQIMGRTCLGVASKECSSASTSPASTKPCPLSRMLVAVLPDCLFWHVTVMKKTLMTTIQEALHDERLCKSFVITSCDFC, translated from the exons ATGAACAGCATTATTGAAGGGAAAAACGTCAAAG TCTTTGGTAAGGCTATTATTGCGCTGTCACGGATTGGAGATGAGCTGTGGCTGGACCCCATGGTCAAAGGG CTGGCTCTGAGATCAGTCAATTCTGCTCATTCGGCATATGGCGGTTTCCTGTTCTCACCCTTGTTCTTCCAGCAGTACAGCTTGGGATCAGTTTTAAAGCAGGGCAGTGAG TCAGTGCTGCCACTGTTCCGGAGTCTGACCTCCATTGAGCGCAGTGTGGAACGCTGTCTTATATCAGTCAGCACTGCCACTGATCGAGTAATAATCCAGTTTTTCTGCAGACATG GCATCATTAAAACCCACAACATACATTTCCAGGAAAGTGAAGCTCTACAGGCAGTGTTTGCATCACACCTCTGTCCTAATGTGCTGAAGGCTCCAGGCAG GCTTTTTGCTGATCTGGTGATGCACTTTCCCCTGTTTCAGGAAGAAATCACTCTGTCCATCACTGCAATAAAAGTCAGTCTCAGAAATGACCAGGACGGTGGAAAAG GTCACATGAAGACGATGTACACAGAGATGTCCTTACACCCAGAcgagtttgactactttcagaTCGGGCTGGACTCTGACATAACTTTCTGTCTGAAGGAGTTAAGG GGAATATTGTCCTTTGCAGAGTCTCACAGCCTTTCAGTGTCAGTATACCTTGGTGCAGCAGGAAA gCCAGTGTGCTTCTCTGTGGAAGATGGGGTCCTTGAGGCAACTGTGCTGCTGGCAACGCTGATGGATTCTGAAAGCAATGACCGTTCACCAGCAGAACCTCTAAGCCCCACAACACTCAG GTGTGAAAACTCCTCAGCTCAACCTGTGGATGTGTTTGAGGAACCCAGCAGCATGCATCACAACATACCTGATGAGATGATTGCATCCAGCCAGGCCGGCACTATAATCAGCTCTCCCAAGCGAATGCGTCTACACCCTCAGATCATGGGGCGTACCTGCCTCGGTGTAGCCAGCAAGGAATGCAGCAGTGCCTCCACAAGTCCTGCATCTACTAAG CCTTGTCCTCTGAGCAGGATGCTGGTGGCCGTGCTGCCCGACTGCCTGTTCTGGCATGTTACAGTGATGAAGAAAACCCTGATGACAACCATCCAAGAAGCTCTTCACGATGAGAGATTATGCAAGTCATTTGTCATAACCTCGTGTGATTTCTGCTAA